From a single Chloroflexia bacterium SDU3-3 genomic region:
- a CDS encoding acyltransferase, producing MMSRPSGRCETTAAQPDAPCQHLAFLDGLRGIAALYVVIFHAYYFTREIDLGPAAEIATLWMNYGHYAVDVFIVLSGFCLMLPLARAGVDELPNGFGSYLYRRARRILPPYYAALAMSAALVYAGQAMQRHGQVGGGQINDALTPDIVLSHIFMVHNLDFTWAHRINTPLWSVATEWQIYFVFPLALLPLRRRLGSAATVGVALVVSLLPWLLLPEERSFYWAYPWFVALFAMGMLAARVVASGEAHPPLARWPRLFGWPVILLCYGLACLPCFPYDAPEWIADVLVGIGTTYLVIMCARRARRGDAGRRHLSMRLLESRWAVGLGGLSYSLYLIHNPIQQAIFRLASGRIASPHALLLLQIFVTTPLLLAAAYVFHRMFERPFLNHSPAQREVRPAMAATR from the coding sequence ATGATGAGCCGACCCTCGGGGCGCTGCGAGACCACCGCAGCACAGCCAGACGCGCCATGCCAGCACCTAGCGTTCCTGGATGGGCTGCGGGGCATCGCCGCGCTGTACGTGGTGATCTTCCACGCCTACTACTTCACGCGCGAGATCGACCTGGGGCCAGCGGCGGAAATCGCGACGCTGTGGATGAACTACGGGCACTATGCGGTGGATGTGTTCATCGTGCTGTCGGGGTTCTGCCTGATGCTGCCGCTGGCCAGAGCGGGGGTAGACGAGCTGCCCAACGGCTTCGGCAGCTACCTCTACCGGCGGGCGCGGCGCATCCTGCCGCCCTACTACGCGGCGCTGGCCATGTCGGCGGCGCTAGTGTACGCAGGGCAGGCCATGCAGCGGCACGGGCAGGTGGGCGGCGGGCAGATCAACGACGCGCTGACCCCCGACATTGTGCTCTCGCACATCTTCATGGTGCACAACCTGGATTTCACATGGGCGCACCGCATCAACACCCCCCTGTGGAGCGTGGCGACCGAGTGGCAGATCTACTTTGTGTTCCCGCTGGCCCTGCTGCCGCTGCGCCGACGCCTGGGCAGCGCGGCCACGGTGGGCGTGGCGCTGGTGGTATCGCTGCTGCCGTGGCTGCTGCTGCCCGAGGAGCGCAGCTTCTACTGGGCGTACCCGTGGTTCGTGGCGCTGTTCGCCATGGGCATGCTGGCGGCGCGGGTGGTGGCCAGCGGCGAGGCGCACCCGCCGCTGGCGCGCTGGCCGCGCCTGTTCGGCTGGCCGGTCATTCTGCTATGCTACGGGCTGGCCTGCCTACCCTGCTTCCCCTACGATGCGCCAGAGTGGATCGCCGATGTGCTAGTGGGTATCGGCACCACCTACCTGGTGATCATGTGCGCACGGCGGGCGCGGCGCGGCGACGCTGGGCGGCGTCACCTGAGCATGCGGCTGCTGGAGTCGCGCTGGGCGGTGGGGCTGGGCGGCCTCTCGTACAGCCTCTACCTCATCCACAACCCCATCCAGCAGGCGATCTTCCGCCTGGCCAGCGGGCGGATCGCGTCGCCGCACGCGCTGCTGCTGCTTCAGATCTTTGTCACCACGCCGCTGCTGCTGGCCGCCGCCTATGTGTTCCACCGCATGTTCGAGCGGCCCTTCCTGAACCACAGCCCAGCCCAGCGCGAGGTGCGCCCGGCCATGGCGGCGACGAGATGA